A genomic segment from Chloroflexota bacterium encodes:
- the ftsY gene encoding signal recognition particle-docking protein FtsY, whose amino-acid sequence MWNKLRKTDKIEDGVRRTRDSFFGRLSGLFNRAQIDESLWDEIEELLIQADVGVPATTALIERGRQRVKQERISDPLQVKEILRQEMVAIFGHRQLLSLQPDRLNAILVVGVNGTGKTTSIAKLAYYLQNSGYKVIIAAADTFRAAAAEQIQIWGERLGVAVIAHQPGSDPGAVVYDAWQAAVARKLNVLIIDTAGRLHTKLNLMEELKKISRVLKRQDESAPHEVLLVLDATTGQNALAQARHFTAAASVTGIVLAKLDGTAKGGVSFAIAQELGLPIKFIGVGEKLSDLSEFEAETFVGALIP is encoded by the coding sequence ATGTGGAATAAGTTAAGAAAGACGGACAAGATTGAGGATGGGGTCCGCCGGACGAGGGATTCCTTCTTCGGCAGGCTATCTGGTCTTTTCAATCGGGCCCAGATCGATGAGAGCCTCTGGGATGAGATAGAAGAACTGCTAATTCAGGCCGATGTGGGCGTGCCCGCTACCACTGCTCTGATTGAGCGAGGACGACAAAGGGTCAAGCAAGAACGAATCTCTGACCCTCTCCAGGTGAAGGAGATCCTCCGTCAGGAGATGGTAGCCATATTTGGACACAGGCAGTTGTTGTCCCTGCAGCCTGATCGCTTGAATGCCATCCTTGTTGTTGGGGTGAACGGCACGGGCAAGACAACCAGCATCGCCAAGTTAGCCTACTATCTGCAAAACTCTGGCTATAAGGTCATCATCGCCGCAGCTGATACCTTTCGGGCAGCGGCCGCCGAACAGATACAGATCTGGGGAGAACGCCTTGGGGTAGCGGTGATCGCCCATCAGCCAGGCTCTGATCCAGGGGCAGTGGTGTATGACGCCTGGCAGGCAGCAGTGGCCCGCAAGCTGAATGTTTTAATCATTGACACAGCTGGCCGGCTGCACACGAAGTTAAACCTGATGGAGGAATTGAAAAAGATCAGCCGGGTGCTCAAAAGGCAGGATGAAAGTGCACCCCACGAGGTACTGCTTGTGCTCGATGCAACGACAGGACAGAACGCCCTCGCTCAGGCTCGCCATTTTACAGCCGCGGCCAGCGTAACAGGCATCGTTCTGGCTAAGCTGGATGGAACAGCCAAGGGGGGCGTGTCCTTTGCCATAGCTCAGGAACTGGGCCTACCGATTAAGTTCATCGGAGTTGGTGAAAAGCTGAGCGATCTCAGCGAATTTGAGGCCGAAACCTTTGTGGGGGCTCTAATACCCTAG
- a CDS encoding TIGR02391 family protein, whose protein sequence is MVPVMLNFYSYKEKLKQAIVRRKAALDGLTHPLDWAWLTYALSQDGIANNPLFSESLAGLLSWAFSESAWSQERNLAALGLCAHLMGNDNRRYALIDKILSKLDSLLVKEVGKFSLLNDPEQVFCVILGVKVRRLSGSQCDTLRRISSQNSSTGRPMRRVLYTAALVELDKPPTRWPVLGEQEATPEDVIGMVWLYERYKEKWNQDNVPLWKTFENVKDSFTIESPATEDENLVSITNLAVGMLYEAVARQTQKPDVDMLFDTYPLHARVREIAEHDFKNKSYVAAVEQATKVLNELIQQKTEIRNKSEAELVQATMKLVGQPAKLKIKFNDYLQEESGKNEQAGLALIAEGVFKAFRNPKGHKPKDHPLIELDGYEALDQMVTISLLMKRIEEAKSPEERGSGHLP, encoded by the coding sequence ATGGTTCCTGTGATGCTCAACTTTTATTCCTATAAAGAGAAACTAAAGCAGGCGATTGTTCGGCGGAAAGCGGCACTCGACGGCCTAACTCATCCCCTCGATTGGGCCTGGCTGACGTATGCTCTCAGCCAAGATGGAATAGCAAATAACCCGCTGTTCAGCGAATCTCTTGCTGGATTACTCAGCTGGGCATTCTCCGAATCGGCGTGGTCGCAAGAACGTAACCTCGCAGCCTTGGGTCTTTGTGCTCATCTTATGGGTAACGATAACCGTCGTTATGCGCTGATAGACAAAATCCTTAGCAAACTGGATAGTCTTTTGGTAAAAGAAGTTGGAAAATTCTCCCTCCTGAACGACCCGGAGCAGGTGTTTTGCGTTATCCTCGGTGTCAAGGTCCGGCGGCTAAGTGGCTCTCAGTGTGACACGCTGCGGCGTATTAGCAGCCAAAATAGCTCAACAGGAAGACCTATGCGCCGAGTGCTTTATACCGCTGCTCTTGTGGAACTGGACAAACCTCCCACTAGATGGCCTGTCCTTGGTGAACAAGAGGCTACTCCCGAAGACGTCATCGGCATGGTGTGGCTGTACGAACGCTATAAAGAAAAATGGAATCAAGACAACGTGCCACTATGGAAGACCTTCGAAAACGTTAAGGATAGCTTTACGATCGAAAGTCCAGCTACCGAAGACGAAAACTTGGTGTCCATCACTAATCTGGCAGTTGGCATGCTTTACGAAGCAGTCGCAAGACAAACCCAAAAGCCAGATGTGGACATGCTATTCGACACCTATCCTCTTCATGCACGGGTGCGAGAAATCGCTGAGCATGACTTCAAGAATAAGTCCTACGTTGCCGCGGTTGAGCAGGCTACAAAAGTTCTTAATGAATTGATTCAACAAAAGACGGAGATTCGTAACAAGAGTGAAGCTGAACTTGTACAGGCAACTATGAAACTTGTAGGTCAGCCGGCGAAATTGAAAATCAAGTTCAATGACTACCTTCAAGAAGAGTCCGGCAAGAATGAACAAGCAGGCTTAGCTCTGATAGCAGAAGGAGTTTTCAAAGCGTTTCGCAACCCAAAAGGTCACAAGCCAAAGGATCATCCTCTAATTGAACTGGATGGCTACGAAGCCCTTGACCAGATGGTCACGATAAGCTTGCTCATGAAGAGGATCGAAGAAGCAAAATCGCCTGAAGAGAGGGGTAGCGGGCATCTACCATGA
- the rnc gene encoding ribonuclease III, whose product MGEMISSKMSTAKVKCLPRSQQSLQKVIGITFTNKRLLQQALIHPSYLNENPNFDLLSNERLEFLGDAVLGTVTAEYLYRKYPHYSEGELTTLRSALVCTETLSRIAARFSLGDYLYMGRGEESTGGRQRPTILAASFEAVLGAAFLDQGLSVVQSLLLPLLEKELNRILEQELIKDYKSRLQELAQAERGLTPTYQTIAAIGPDHDKTFTVQVLLNGAPLAQGQGKSKQEAEQNAARQALIAWKICT is encoded by the coding sequence ATGGGGGAGATGATCTCGTCTAAGATGTCTACAGCGAAGGTTAAATGCCTGCCCCGATCTCAGCAGTCCCTGCAAAAAGTCATTGGTATAACCTTCACAAATAAACGGCTGTTGCAGCAGGCGCTTATCCATCCCTCATATCTAAATGAGAACCCAAATTTCGACCTGCTCTCCAACGAGCGCCTGGAATTTCTGGGTGACGCCGTGCTGGGAACAGTGACGGCTGAATATCTATACCGAAAGTACCCTCACTACTCTGAGGGGGAATTGACTACCTTGCGCTCCGCCCTCGTCTGCACCGAGACGCTATCCCGTATCGCTGCTCGTTTCTCCTTGGGGGATTACCTCTATATGGGTCGCGGTGAGGAGTCCACAGGAGGGCGCCAACGACCAACCATCCTGGCGGCGTCCTTCGAGGCCGTATTAGGGGCCGCCTTCCTTGACCAGGGGCTATCTGTTGTCCAATCCCTTCTCCTACCCCTCCTTGAGAAGGAGCTAAATCGTATCCTCGAACAGGAGCTGATTAAAGATTACAAGTCACGTTTACAAGAGCTGGCCCAGGCAGAGCGAGGACTTACCCCAACCTACCAGACCATCGCCGCCATAGGGCCGGATCACGACAAGACCTTCACAGTTCAGGTGTTATTGAACGGCGCACCCCTGGCCCAGGGCCAGGGCAAGAGTAAACAGGAGGCAGAACAGAATGCGGCGCGTCAAGCCCTCATCGCCTGGAAGATATGTACCTGA
- a CDS encoding DNA cytosine methyltransferase — protein sequence MRQITKREQSRPVVLDLFCGAGGMSLGFHMAGYEIGLGVDVDPPACQTHAHNFKGWSAQADIAKITDPQSFIQQHGLESVDVIVGGPLCQGFSRVGHGKLRLYNDPHYVHDPCNQLAQPGNSTTAIVRQPP from the coding sequence ATGAGACAGATAACGAAAAGAGAGCAGTCCAGACCGGTGGTCTTAGACTTGTTCTGCGGTGCAGGCGGCATGAGTCTGGGGTTCCATATGGCTGGCTATGAAATCGGCCTTGGTGTTGACGTTGACCCTCCAGCTTGCCAGACGCACGCACATAACTTCAAAGGCTGGAGTGCACAGGCTGATATAGCGAAAATCACTGATCCGCAGTCCTTTATTCAACAACACGGACTCGAGAGCGTAGACGTGATCGTCGGTGGGCCTCTCTGTCAAGGGTTTAGCCGCGTGGGACATGGCAAACTGCGTCTGTATAATGACCCCCACTATGTCCATGATCCATGCAACCAATTGGCGCAACCAGGAAATTCGACTACAGCCATTGTTCGGCAACCGCCTTGA
- the smc gene encoding chromosome segregation protein SMC: MYLKRLELQGFKTFASPTVFEFGRGITAIVGPNGSGKSNIADAIRWALGEQNLKAIRSKRSEDVIFAGSPKRAPLGMAEVSLTLDNSAGLLPLPYVEVTITRRAYRSGENEYLINNQRVRWRDVNELLLKGNLRPNSCTVVGQGLIDAALSLRPEERRALLEEVADIRRYQHDLADAREKLQLTEQNSNRLSDIIGEILPRLRSLQKEASQAREYEALAKELNGLLQTYYGQIWNDTKIALREIEGRAQDLQELLAKNLAEQEDLEERLAQQQRLIMGKRGLLTEWGRKSEGLHKQLGEWQQHLTLAKERQSALGQQRDDLEEEIETLQAAISTETESILSLQEKLRAMETEGQSDNLLFVEIEGDLCSLEKMFQPLTEELTSKQKMHSQLTAQIAELGNRLSQLGERREVLLRALDEHQAARQRDQLLAAEIEGKLSALRHAAAQLGEKMKTIKEKKAHLQTLVAEARTRRESTYAALKEREKERWQLQTRLEILSDWRKGYGGYFSGVKAILQAAKRGEGKGRLSGIIDIVGNLIDVPDHLETAIEVALGSHAQDIVVERWQDAERGIEYLKRNAAGRATFLPLDTLRTVGLSSFSHPGIIGVASSLVNCDTRYRAAIGYLLGHTIIVSDLAAARRLLKSCPLGWQMVTLGGEVVRPSGAITGGQAQERGGIIRRERERRDLASAIARLTAQIEAAALSLQEEQFQERQLADDLASLEKQEQELASSINSNNEAQGQIEGDAIRLRHSLDWSQSLAQQISTELTVLDDKEKTTREQLREAEVGQVAFHNPLEELRHSIEELEEKKRGLADHLTQLKMARAFQEREAQGQADLLHAHEAVLSRLESQLKAKKIRLEEAEQLLATIETESATVITRRETISREIALLDASMQRAGEELNTLEVEQAALQEKKAALHSQQMSLRMQQEQTTIKKERCCERLIGLRRQMAIELNIPEDLSDDELAEWLKAVSVVAENDRVEKDEEAVKRRLEYVRNSLRAMGPPNPRAVEEYEEVQNRYTFLSGQLEDLQQAVKSLRQVTLELERTMARQFAESFTTVDAAFRSYFTDLFGGGAARLVLTKPDGPRIQSSVSNDSSWPGVDIIAKPPGRRQQSLVLLSGGERALTGVALLFALLKVHPTPVCVIDEVDAALDEANILRFCETLRTLTERTQFIVVTHNRGTMEMADILYGVSKDEDGFSRTISVRLEDKEERLKELVSV, from the coding sequence ATGTACCTGAAACGTTTAGAACTGCAAGGCTTTAAGACCTTCGCTTCCCCTACCGTTTTTGAATTCGGTCGCGGCATCACGGCCATCGTTGGCCCCAATGGCAGCGGGAAGAGCAACATTGCCGACGCCATCCGCTGGGCGCTGGGAGAGCAGAACCTCAAGGCTATTCGCAGTAAACGCAGTGAAGACGTTATCTTTGCCGGCAGCCCCAAGCGTGCCCCTCTCGGTATGGCCGAGGTATCGCTGACGTTGGATAATAGCGCTGGACTGCTCCCTCTACCATATGTGGAAGTGACCATCACCCGGCGGGCCTACCGCTCAGGCGAGAATGAGTACCTTATCAATAACCAGCGTGTTCGCTGGCGTGATGTCAACGAGCTCCTGCTCAAGGGAAATCTGAGACCGAATAGCTGTACCGTTGTAGGACAGGGGCTCATCGACGCCGCCCTCAGCCTGAGACCGGAGGAGCGGCGCGCCCTTTTAGAAGAGGTGGCTGACATCAGGCGCTATCAGCACGACCTGGCCGATGCCCGCGAGAAGCTACAGCTGACCGAACAGAATAGCAATCGCTTGAGTGACATCATCGGCGAAATCTTGCCTCGCCTGCGATCGCTGCAAAAAGAGGCCAGCCAGGCCCGGGAATATGAAGCGCTGGCGAAGGAATTGAATGGATTGTTACAGACCTATTACGGGCAAATATGGAATGATACTAAGATAGCTCTCAGGGAAATAGAGGGTCGTGCACAGGATTTGCAGGAGCTATTGGCCAAAAATTTGGCTGAGCAAGAAGACTTAGAGGAACGGCTTGCCCAACAGCAAAGGTTGATTATGGGGAAGCGAGGGCTCCTTACGGAATGGGGGCGTAAAAGCGAAGGGCTGCACAAGCAACTAGGAGAGTGGCAGCAGCACTTAACCCTGGCCAAGGAGCGTCAGTCTGCTTTGGGACAGCAGAGGGATGATCTTGAGGAGGAGATCGAAACCCTGCAAGCGGCCATCTCTACAGAGACGGAATCTATCTTGTCCCTCCAAGAAAAACTTAGGGCGATGGAGACAGAGGGGCAGTCGGACAATCTCCTGTTTGTAGAGATAGAAGGGGATTTGTGCAGCCTTGAAAAAATGTTCCAACCACTGACTGAAGAACTGACCAGCAAGCAGAAGATGCACTCGCAGCTGACGGCTCAGATCGCTGAGCTGGGTAATCGCCTATCCCAGCTGGGCGAACGACGGGAAGTGCTATTAAGGGCTCTCGACGAGCACCAGGCGGCACGACAAAGGGATCAGCTGCTGGCAGCGGAGATCGAAGGCAAATTGAGCGCCCTCAGGCATGCAGCGGCCCAGTTAGGGGAAAAAATGAAGACGATCAAGGAAAAGAAGGCTCATTTGCAGACCCTGGTCGCTGAGGCGAGGACGAGGCGAGAGAGCACATATGCCGCTCTTAAGGAAAGAGAGAAAGAGCGGTGGCAGCTGCAGACACGTCTGGAGATCCTTAGCGATTGGCGCAAGGGCTATGGAGGGTATTTCTCTGGAGTAAAGGCGATACTCCAGGCAGCGAAAAGGGGGGAAGGGAAAGGACGCCTCTCGGGAATCATTGATATCGTGGGCAACCTTATTGACGTGCCTGACCATCTGGAAACGGCCATCGAAGTGGCTCTCGGCTCTCATGCCCAGGATATCGTCGTTGAGCGGTGGCAAGATGCGGAAAGAGGCATCGAATATCTCAAGCGAAATGCCGCCGGAAGGGCTACATTTCTGCCCCTGGATACCTTGAGGACCGTTGGCTTGTCGTCCTTTTCCCACCCCGGCATCATCGGGGTGGCCTCAAGTCTGGTCAACTGTGATACGCGCTATAGGGCTGCGATTGGTTATCTTTTGGGCCATACCATAATCGTCTCAGACCTGGCCGCAGCTCGACGCCTCCTGAAATCGTGTCCCCTCGGTTGGCAGATGGTTACCCTTGGTGGAGAAGTTGTGCGCCCAAGTGGGGCAATTACTGGTGGTCAGGCCCAAGAACGAGGCGGCATTATAAGACGTGAACGCGAGAGGCGTGATCTCGCCTCAGCCATCGCCCGGTTGACCGCCCAAATCGAGGCCGCTGCCCTTTCCCTACAAGAGGAGCAGTTCCAGGAGAGGCAGCTGGCCGATGATCTCGCCTCACTGGAAAAACAGGAGCAGGAGCTCGCTTCGTCCATCAATTCTAATAATGAGGCGCAGGGCCAAATAGAAGGCGATGCTATCCGTCTCAGGCACAGTCTGGATTGGTCGCAGTCCCTTGCACAGCAGATAAGCACCGAGCTGACCGTGCTGGATGACAAAGAGAAGACCACCCGTGAGCAGCTGCGCGAGGCTGAAGTGGGGCAGGTTGCCTTCCACAACCCCCTCGAAGAGTTACGGCATAGCATAGAAGAGCTCGAAGAGAAAAAGAGGGGCTTAGCGGATCATCTGACCCAGCTCAAGATGGCCCGTGCCTTCCAGGAGCGGGAGGCGCAGGGACAGGCTGATCTCTTACATGCTCATGAGGCTGTCCTCTCCCGCTTGGAATCCCAGCTGAAGGCCAAGAAGATCCGCCTTGAGGAGGCGGAACAATTGCTGGCAACCATCGAGACGGAGAGCGCAACCGTGATAACCCGGAGGGAAACGATTTCGAGGGAGATAGCCCTGTTGGATGCTTCCATGCAGCGGGCTGGAGAGGAGCTGAATACCCTGGAGGTGGAGCAGGCAGCACTACAAGAAAAGAAGGCGGCCTTGCATTCTCAGCAGATGAGTCTAAGGATGCAACAGGAGCAGACCACAATTAAAAAAGAGCGCTGCTGTGAACGGTTGATCGGTTTGCGTCGGCAGATGGCCATCGAATTGAATATCCCTGAAGACCTCTCTGATGATGAGTTAGCCGAATGGCTGAAGGCCGTCTCGGTGGTAGCAGAGAACGACCGGGTGGAGAAGGATGAGGAGGCTGTGAAACGCCGCCTAGAATATGTGCGCAATAGTTTACGGGCGATGGGTCCTCCTAATCCAAGGGCCGTTGAGGAGTATGAGGAGGTCCAAAATCGCTATACGTTCTTGAGTGGTCAGCTGGAGGATTTACAACAGGCGGTCAAATCCTTGCGCCAAGTCACGCTGGAACTGGAACGGACAATGGCCCGTCAGTTCGCCGAGTCCTTCACCACGGTCGACGCCGCCTTTCGCTCCTACTTCACGGACCTATTCGGTGGTGGCGCAGCCCGCTTGGTGCTCACTAAACCAGATGGTCCGAGGATTCAGTCTTCTGTATCGAATGATAGTTCCTGGCCCGGTGTTGATATCATCGCCAAACCTCCTGGCCGACGTCAGCAGAGCCTTGTCCTGCTGTCGGGAGGCGAACGGGCCTTAACCGGCGTGGCGCTCCTCTTTGCTCTTCTCAAGGTTCATCCCACACCAGTTTGTGTTATCGATGAGGTTGATGCGGCCCTGGATGAGGCTAACATCTTGCGCTTCTGCGAGACCTTGCGGACATTGACCGAACGCACACAATTTATCGTTGTCACCCATAATCGTGGTACAATGGAAATGGCTGATATACTCTATGGGGTCTCTAAAGACGAAGACGGCTTCTCACGCACCATCTCTGTACGCCTGGAGGATAAGGAGGAAAGGCTGAAGGAGCTCGTTTCAGTCTAA
- the fabF gene encoding beta-ketoacyl-ACP synthase II has protein sequence MYERVVVTGMGAITPLGLDVDSTWQSLIAGHSGVDYITYFDPSAFETKIAAEVKGFDPGQYIPYKEARRMDRFTQLAIAATSQALEQSKLKINASNAADVGVIVGSGVGGMATLSSQYKVLLEQGPSRLSPFLSTMFINDIAAGQIAITFGMQGPNFCTVSACASGAHAIGEAYETIRRGDAQAMVAGGTDAAIVPIAIGAFNTMRAISTRNAEPQRASRPFDAQRDGFVLGEGAAVLILENSAHAEQRGAEILGEISGYAATADASHVTAPVAGGAGAALAMQRALQKANIAPEEVDYINAHGTATPLNDKAETEAIKTVFGAYAYKLPISSTKSMTGHLLGGAGSLEALISLLVIRNGIIPPTINLDYPDPDCDLDYVPHVARRAKVGVALSNSLGFGGHNATLILKAWG, from the coding sequence GTGTACGAGCGCGTCGTTGTTACCGGAATGGGCGCCATCACGCCGCTTGGCCTGGACGTTGATTCAACCTGGCAATCCTTAATCGCTGGTCACTCAGGGGTCGATTACATCACTTACTTTGACCCCAGCGCCTTCGAGACTAAGATCGCCGCTGAGGTGAAGGGCTTCGATCCAGGCCAATATATTCCCTACAAAGAGGCACGCCGCATGGATCGCTTCACTCAATTGGCCATCGCCGCAACCAGTCAAGCCCTGGAACAGTCCAAACTGAAGATCAACGCAAGCAACGCCGCCGATGTTGGGGTGATTGTCGGCTCGGGCGTCGGCGGCATGGCCACACTCTCCTCCCAATACAAGGTCCTTCTGGAGCAGGGACCGAGTAGACTTAGCCCATTTTTAAGCACGATGTTCATCAATGATATCGCCGCGGGACAAATAGCCATCACCTTTGGAATGCAAGGGCCAAATTTCTGTACCGTTTCGGCCTGTGCCAGTGGGGCTCACGCCATCGGCGAGGCCTATGAGACCATTCGGCGTGGGGATGCCCAGGCGATGGTCGCTGGAGGAACAGACGCCGCTATCGTGCCCATCGCCATCGGCGCCTTCAATACGATGCGCGCTATCTCTACACGTAACGCTGAGCCGCAACGGGCCAGCCGTCCCTTCGATGCTCAACGTGATGGGTTTGTGTTGGGAGAAGGAGCGGCAGTGCTCATCCTGGAGAACTCCGCTCACGCTGAGCAACGAGGAGCAGAGATATTGGGGGAGATCAGCGGTTATGCTGCTACGGCCGATGCCAGCCACGTCACGGCGCCAGTAGCAGGTGGCGCCGGCGCAGCTCTGGCTATGCAACGGGCCCTGCAAAAAGCTAATATTGCTCCTGAGGAAGTGGATTACATCAATGCCCACGGAACAGCTACACCGCTTAACGATAAGGCGGAAACAGAGGCGATTAAGACGGTCTTTGGCGCCTATGCTTATAAACTGCCTATCAGTTCAACGAAATCAATGACGGGGCATCTGTTGGGAGGAGCCGGCTCTCTGGAAGCACTGATCAGCCTGCTGGTCATCAGAAACGGCATCATTCCCCCCACGATCAACCTGGATTACCCTGACCCAGACTGTGATCTCGATTACGTCCCACACGTCGCCCGTCGCGCTAAGGTAGGGGTGGCACTCTCTAACTCCCTGGGCTTTGGGGGACATAATGCGACGCTCATCCTCAAGGCTTGGGGATAA
- a CDS encoding NIL domain-containing protein, with protein MAKRRVKFTFPKELVDQPLIYQIGRQFSVVTNIRRANVVQDEGWVILEMEGDEDSLEKAIEYARVQGVRVDPVEGDIIAG; from the coding sequence ATGGCCAAGCGCCGCGTTAAGTTTACTTTTCCTAAGGAGCTGGTGGATCAACCTCTGATTTATCAAATAGGTAGACAGTTTAGCGTGGTCACAAACATACGCCGTGCTAATGTTGTCCAGGATGAGGGCTGGGTGATCCTGGAGATGGAGGGTGATGAGGATAGCCTGGAAAAGGCCATCGAGTACGCCCGTGTCCAGGGAGTAAGGGTGGACCCGGTCGAGGGGGACATCATCGCCGGCTGA
- a CDS encoding putative DNA binding domain-containing protein codes for MSINVEQLIEQGEGHYIEFKESLSAENEAIETLCAFANAEGGTVLVGVSDAGLVVGASLGTNTLENFANKLHRSTEPPLYVSLTSHQVDAKTVVAISVKAPRQGELFYAFGKPLIRVGKTNQVMSPQEQRERLLAGQKDWSEERNCPRFELFSRSLTRTEDKFQPNWNLQQVAGDYVPTIEWRFRGVRFRPPMEWRQVSGAQLKNFTCSATFDLSQPPGRDDLVPEGQIGFEIRFHWRGRLRHEIHRFSLSRADRPTKALWDVGEEILPPLYQDE; via the coding sequence ATGTCCATAAACGTGGAGCAACTGATCGAGCAGGGCGAAGGCCATTATATCGAATTCAAGGAAAGTCTCAGTGCAGAGAACGAAGCTATAGAAACGCTCTGCGCGTTTGCCAACGCCGAGGGTGGAACCGTGCTGGTAGGGGTGTCAGACGCTGGACTGGTAGTGGGGGCTAGTCTGGGAACGAACACCTTGGAGAACTTTGCCAACAAGCTACACAGATCTACAGAGCCGCCCTTATATGTGAGCCTGACTTCTCACCAAGTAGATGCGAAAACAGTCGTGGCCATATCAGTGAAGGCCCCAAGGCAAGGCGAGCTCTTCTATGCGTTCGGGAAGCCCCTAATCCGAGTCGGCAAGACCAATCAGGTCATGAGTCCCCAAGAGCAGAGGGAACGATTATTGGCCGGGCAAAAGGATTGGTCAGAGGAGCGGAACTGTCCCCGCTTCGAATTGTTTAGCCGAAGCTTGACTCGAACAGAGGACAAGTTCCAGCCAAACTGGAATCTGCAACAGGTCGCCGGTGACTACGTCCCCACGATCGAGTGGAGATTCCGTGGTGTACGATTCAGGCCACCTATGGAGTGGCGCCAGGTGAGTGGAGCCCAGCTCAAGAACTTCACCTGTTCTGCCACCTTCGACCTCTCACAGCCCCCTGGTCGGGACGATCTAGTGCCGGAGGGCCAGATCGGGTTCGAGATACGCTTCCATTGGCGTGGCCGTCTTCGACACGAGATTCATAGATTTTCTTTGAGCCGGGCAGATCGCCCAACCAAAGCCTTATGGGACGTTGGCGAGGAGATACTGCCGCCCCTGTACCAAGACGAGTGA